A genome region from Nicotiana tabacum cultivar K326 chromosome 13, ASM71507v2, whole genome shotgun sequence includes the following:
- the LOC107819840 gene encoding dirigent protein 24-like, which yields MAKFSRLTSKILQATFCILLLALTFGCASSARILDEVNRVADASSETDDPVVAPVVAPAATLPSNQLPATVTAPDSDVAPVADSSIPADTVAPPADLPAEPEPDSIPVVAPAASVAPPADLPDTGAAPVADAAPVTTPVSQTPGVATATSGGAAVESPVLEHPTFSFFMHDILGGSQPSGRVVTGIVATSDANNLPFSTTTNQIFPINGGVPLNNINNVVNNNNYPFLAGLNGQQQANTVLQNSGNNNVVNGGNNQPFVTAGQLPSGLSLQQLMFGSITVVDNEITEGHELGSAVLGKAQGFYLTSSSDGTSHTLALAALFHGEHDHEVDDTISFFGIHRTATPISHIAIIGGTGKYENAKGFATIETLPHVDQHTTDGVETITHFTVYITP from the coding sequence ATGGCAAAATTTTCCCGACTCACCTCTAAAATACTCCAAGCCACGTTCTGCATTTTGCTGCTAGCCCTCACCTTCGGTTGTGCCAGTTCAGCAAGAATCCTTGATGAAGTGAACCGAGTGGCTGACGCATCATCGGAAACAGATGATCCTGTTGTAGCTCCTGTGGTTGCCCCAGCTGCCACATTGCCAAGTAACCAATTACCAGCTACTGTCACTGCTCCTGATTCTGACGTGGCGCCTGTAGCTGATTCTTCCATCCCTGCTGACACAGTGGCTCCTCCAGCAGATTTACCAGCTGAACCTGAACCAGATTCCATCCCTGTTGTCGCCCCTGCTGCCTCTGTGGCTCCTCCTGCTGACTTACCAGACACTGGAGCAGCCCCCGTTGCCGATGCAGCACCAGTAACTACCCCTGTCAGCCAAACACCAGGAGTGGCCACTGCAACCTCAGGTGGGGCCGCAGTAGAAAGTCCTGTCCTTGAGCACCCGACATTCTCCTTTTTCATGCATGACATCCTTGGTGGTTCACAGCCTTCAGGAAGAGTGGTCACTGGAATTGTAGCCACTTCTGATGCCAACAATCTCCCTTTCTCGACAACCACCAATCAAATCTTCCCAATCAATGGTGGAGTTCCTTTGAACAACATTAACAACGttgtcaacaacaacaactatccaTTCCTTGCAGGCCTAAATGGTCAGCAACAAGCTAACACTGTCCTGCAAAACAGCGGAAACAACAATGTAGTTAATGGTGGTAACAACCAACCTTTTGTAACAGCCGGTCAGCTTCCTTCTGGCTTATCGCTTCAGCAGCTCATGTTTGGCTCTATTACTGTCGTTGACAATGAAATAACCGAGGGGCACGAACTGGGATCAGCTGTTCTCGGCAAAGCACAAGGATTTTACCTGACAAGCTCTTCAGATGGCACCAGCCACACTTTAGCCTTGGCAGCACTATTCCATGGAGAACACGATCATGAAGTGGATGATACCATTAGTTTCTTTGGAATTCACAGGACAGCCACACCAATTTCGCACATTGCCATCATTGGAGGGACTGGCAAGTATGAAAATGCTAAAGGATTTGCCACCATCGAAACTCTTCCTCACGTGGACCAACATACAACTGATGGAGTGGAGACAATTACCCACTTTACTGTCTACATCACCCCTTAA
- the LOC107819838 gene encoding dirigent protein 25-like: MEMIKSPSKLAIFWFFFFFFLTHRSFSARTLNNNPSPANHHHYHAHHEISFYMLDVLSQKHRSSKPAPTKVNSHQLPFSKPLGYFPPVGGIPLTDTNPSVEMNGLHTHTLDLEGISMTFPAIATLQELELGTVTTIDEDIYEGSIYGSTLMGKAQGMYVASSEDGSSHMMAMTTSFLSNEYKDSLRFFGVHKSDVFESHIAVIGGTGKYHDANGYATVKIVNATSNKSEGTYKILSFSVCLG; the protein is encoded by the coding sequence ATGGAGATGATAAAATCTCCTTCTAAACTAGCCATTTtttggttcttcttcttcttcttcttgacgCATCGATCATTTTCTGCAAGAACTCTGAATAACAATCCTTCCCCAGCAAACCATCATCATTATCATGCACACCATGAAATATCCTTTTACATGCTAGATGTTCTTAGCCAAAAACACCGTTCGTCAAAACCTGCACCAACAAAAGTAAATAGTCATCAGCTTCCCTTCTCGAAACCATTAGGCTATTTCCCTCCTGTGGGAGGCATTCCATTGACCGACACAAATCCAAGTGTTGAAATGAATGGATTGCATACTCACACGCTTGATTTGGAAGGAATCAGCATGACATTCCCAGCTATAGCTACACTTCAGGAATTAGAGCTAGGGACAGTGACAACAATAGATGAGGACATATACGAAGGTTCTATTTATGGCTCGACTTTGATGGGAAAAGCTCAAGGAATGTATGTCGCTAGTTCAGAAGACGGCAGCAGTCATATGATGGCAATGACTACTAGCTTTCTTAGTAATGAATACAAGGATAGTTTAAGGTTTTTCGGGGTGCATAAGAGTGATGTTTTTGAATCACATATAGCAGTAATTGGTGGCACTGGAAAGTATCATGATGCAAATGGCTATGCTACTGTCAAGATTGTCAATGCAACCTCTAATAAGAGTGAAGGAACATACAAGATTCTTTCATTCAGTGTTTGTCTTGGTTAA
- the LOC107819842 gene encoding glutathione S-transferase DHAR2-like (The RefSeq protein has 2 substitutions compared to this genomic sequence) encodes MAVEICVKAAVGAPNVLGDCPFSQRALLTLEEKKVPYKMHLINVSDKPKWFLEVNPEGKVPVIKFDEKWIPDSDVIVGLLEEKYPNPSLSSPPEFASVGSKIFPSFVSFRKSKDASDGTEQALLDELKALEEHLKAHGPYVNGANICSVDLSLAPKLYHLEVALGHFKKWSVPESLSHVRKYMKLLFERESFQKTKAAKEYVIAGWAPKVNP; translated from the exons ATGGCTGTTGAAATCTGTGTCAAGGCTGCTGTGGGTGCCCCTAATGTCCTCGGAGACT GTCCATTTAGCCAAAGGGCACTTCTGACATTGGAGGAAAAGAAAGTGCCTTACAAGATGCACTTGATCAATGTTAGTGACAAGCCCAAATG GTTCTTGGAAGTGAACCCAGAAGGAAAAGTTCCAGTGATCAAGTTTGATGAAAAATGGATCCCTGATTCTGATGTTATTGTTGGGCTTCTTGAAGAGAAATACCCAAATCCCTCTCTCTCTACTCCCCCTGAATTTGCTTCTGT GGGCtcgaaaatatttccttcctttgtCTCATTTCTGAAGAGCAAGGATGCTAGTGACGGTACTGAGCAGGCTCTGCTCGACGAGTTAAAGGCTTTGGAAGAGCATCTCAAGGCTCAC GGACCATATGTCAATGGGGCGAATATTTGTTCAGTCGATTTGAGTTTGGCTCCGAAACTGTACCATCTTGAGGTGGCTCTTGGCCATTTCAAGAAGTGGAGTGTACCTGAAAGCTTGAGTCATGTGCGTAAATACATGAAG TTGCTCTTCGAGCGAGAGTCTTTCCAGAAAACCAAGGCTGCAAAAGAGTATGTCATTGCAGGATGGGCTCCAAAGGTCAATCCATGA
- the LOC107819841 gene encoding uncharacterized protein LOC107819841 encodes MEQKQHTPSVIARLMGIDELPPQQPLPAKKRRVLSENYLRNTATIGLREKSSFSVGLSRGINTQKHQVAKHVFGVEMPDIYSHEKASQNAAKLKRQKYSDSSFTSMKEKNSYFKLSKGTSECLLSENTSRSLQRLGIGTTKDDVGECAIHHLKKINSEFDPNRNMLHPSGRIIALKPSSRKSRNTKNQSFSLRPAVESDPVDSKYKEFTKNEIGAVVIEKSGRANGVNSLEPLNIGVRVPRKIAQTRNLGQHELNHSLKLTSRAESISNTFLKAEVLNPPSSNLFTTRRGDDTSFSKRSSFAKEEKKQIIERWKLTNDFQEVEIARRSLSHGEMLAMDDLETRPQYLDTQRDKHSFGSSFSMHIGISGSCNPLGISSKDGWKDDYSRNSPIPNHSIDSRIASGNPEGTIGNKASLYGWHLRQKVAVSEKNSKSMNRKQKDSAEYRDLNLKEADQCSPNSVLEPPFQEEKLRTSEFHVLCSVAAQLQFPETNSEEIYSEGSEMGVSNDEHSERGSLDLLQDSENILPDFKVAESRDFSYLVDVLDEASLHGMNLGICFETWHSLDCPVNPSVFDLLEKKYGKQTSWLKSERKLLFDRINSGLSEILHSFLDIYIREKSLRRRCCSALRRIDVEEELWMILVSQENEVRKDLSGKAIGNETKWLQVEEELSSICREIEKYLFDELAAELALH; translated from the exons ATGGAACAGAAGCAGCACACACCAAGTGTTATAGCAAGGCTGATGGGCATTGACGAGCTTCCACCTCAGCAGCCTCTCCCTGCTAAGAAAAGGAGAGTACTCTCTGAGAACTATCTCCGGAACACGGCTACTATAGGTTTGCGAGAGAAGAGCTCATTCTCTGTTGGCCTCTCCCGTGGAATAAATACTCAGAAGCATCAAGTAGCTAAACATGTATTCGGAGTTGAGATGCCAGATATTTATAGCCATGAAAAAGCAAGCCAAAATGCAGCCAAGTTGAAGAGGCAGAAATATAGTGATTCTAGTTTTACATCAATGAAGGAGAAGAATTCTTACTTTAAGCTCTCCAAAGGTACCTCAGAATGTTTACTATCTGAAAATACTTCGAGATCTCTTCAGAGACTTGGGATTGGTACAACAAAAGATGATGTTGGAGAATGTGCTATTCATCACTTGAAGAAAATAAACTCAGAGTTTGATCCAAACAGAAACATGCTTCATCCGTCTGGAAGAATTATTGCGCTCAAACCTAGCTCTAGAAAGTCTCGTAACACCAAAAACCAGTCATTTTCTCTTAGGCCTGCTGTGGAATCCGATCCTGTTGATTCGAAGTACAAGGAATTCACAAAAAATGAAATTGGGGCAGTAGTTATTGAGAAATCAGGAAGAGCAAATGGTGTTAATAGCTTGGAACCTCTAAACATTGGGGTTAGAGTTCCAAGGAAAATAGCACAGACAAGGAACCTTGGACAACACGAACTTAATCACAGTTTAAAACTCACATCAAGAGCAGAAAGCATCAGCAACACTTTTCTGAAGGCCGAGGTTCTAAATCCGCCCTCTTCAAATTTATTTACTACAAGAAGAGGAGATGATACTTCCTTTTCAAAGAGGTCATCTTTtgccaaagaagagaagaagcaaATCATTGAAAGATGGAAACTGACGAATGATTTTCAAGAAGTTGAAATAGCTCGTAGAAGCCTGAGTCATGGAGAAATGCTTGCTATGGATGACTTAGAAACGAGGCCTCAATATTTGGACACACAACGTGACAAACATAGTTTTGGCAGTTCATTCAGTATGCACATTGGGATCTCGGGCTCGTGCAATCCTCTGGGTATCAGTAGCAAGGACGGCTGGAAGGATGACTACAGCAGAAATTCGCCAATTCCAAACCATTCTATTGATTCTAGGATAGCCTCTGGAAATCCTGAAGGGACGATTGGCAATAAAGCTTCTCTTTATGGATGGCATCTAAGGCAGAAAGTAGCTGTTTCTGAGAAAAATTCCAAGTCTATGAACCGAAAGCAGAAAGATAGTGCGGAATATAGAGACTTAAACTTGAAGGAAGCCGATCAGTGTAGTCCAAATTCCGTTCTGGAGCCACCTTTCCAGGAAGAGAAGCTCCGAACCTCTGAATTCCATGTCTTATGTA GTGTAGCAGCACAACTTCAGTTTCCTGAGACCAACTCCGAGGAAATATATTCAGAAGGATCTGAAATGGGTGTCTCGAATGATGAACACTCCGAGAGAGGGTCTCTTGATCTCCTTCAAGATAGTGAAAACATATTGCCGGACTTCAAAGTTGCAGAAAGCAGGGACTTCTCCTACCTGGTTGATGTTTTAGATGAGGCCAGTTTGCATGGCATGAACCTAGGAATTTGTTTTGAGACGTGGCATTCTTTGGACTGCCCTGTGAACCCCTCAGTGTTTGACTTATTAGAGAAAAAGTACGGGAAGCAAACATCTTGGCTAAAATCAGAGAGGAAGCTTTTGTTTGACCGCATAAATTCAGGGCTGAGTGAGATTTTGCATTCATTTCTGGATATCTACATAAGGGAAAAATCTTTGAGGAGAAGGTGTTGTTCTGCATTGAGGAGAATTGACGTTGAAGAAGAGTTGTGGATGATACTGGTTAGTCAGGAAAATGAAGTGCGCAAGGACTTGTCCGGAAAGGCAATTGGAAATGAAACCAAATGGTTGCAGGTTGAGGAGGAACTTAGTAGCATTTGTAGAGAAATAGAGAAATATTTGTTTGATGAGTTAGCTGCAGAATTAGCATTGCATTGA